TGGTGTATTTCCAAAACTTTTCGCTGTTTAAATACGAGCTAAACTTACCCGAAAGAGTAGATATTAATGTAAATATCAATATTGCCTGAATCATAAATATCAATCCCAGAATGAACATCTGGAGAGTTATATTAAATCCGCTTTTGCTGATAAACTGTGGTAAAAATGCAATGAAAAACAATGAAACCTTGGGATTCAGAACATTCATAAAAAATCCCTTTCTCATTAATTTCCAAAGATTAAACTCCGCATTATCAACTTCTCCGCCAATTTCTACTTCCGGCTTTTTTTCTTTATAAGCCATGTATGCCAGATACAACAGATAAGCAGCTCCTAAGTACTTTACTATCTGAAAAGCGTAATCAGATTGTTTAAGAATGATCGAAAGACCGGTTGCGGCAGCTAATGTATGTACCATTACCCCCGAAACTAAACCTAAGGAAATTGCTATGCCGTGTTTATGTCCTTTTGTAATACTTTCTGTTAATACAAAAATATTATCAGGTCCCGGCATAAATGTAAGAAGCATAGAAGCTCCAATAAAAGATAAAATAAGTTCTAACTCCATTATCAGTTAAATAAATTTCCGTTACGTAATTTATCTAACAAGCCTTCACCTTTAAGCTTTTCTTCGTATTGTTCGATACAATTTGCAGTATTATATCTTCCTATTTCAATTAATTCTTCGGCCTTATAAAAATCAAATAAACTGCATGAATCTCTTGAAACATTTACCAGTATATCCGGTGCATATTTTTCTATGACCATTTTTGAAATCTGGCCGGTGAGCACACTGATAGTTTTATCCATTATTTCGAAATAATTCAACTGACCGTTTTCGTCCTCTTCTTCCTTAGCTCTGTATTTATCGAAAAACCTTTGAATACCCTGAAATTTCTCAAGATATATTGACTGTTTGCCTAATTTTCTTTCATTATTTTTATCTATTTGAGGATGGTAGGCCGGAACATCTGCATTTACATCAACTACTATCAACAAATTATTTCCGGAATTTTTCACATGCTCAATCGGCAGGTTATTTATCACTCCTCCATCTACCAGTAAAGTATCTCCCGAAACTATTGGAGTAAAAACAGAGGGTATAGAAATAGATGCCCTGATAGCCTCATAAAGACTTCCTCTTTTGAACACAACCTCTTCGCTCCTTAATAAATCTGTGGCTGTTGCGGTATAGTCAATATTCAGATCTTCAATATTCACATCAGGAATAAACTCCCTCATCTTATCAAAAACTTTATTCCCTTTAATAAAGCCCTGAGAACTCAAAGTAAAATCAACCAGCTTAAAAACTTCATATTTATCGAGGGTACTAATCCAGTCCTTATACTCCTGTATTTTACCTGTGGCATACATTCCTCCAACCAACGCTCCCATCGATGTTCCCGAAATAGATTCTATTTCGAAGCCCTGGCGTTCCAGCTCTTCAATAACACCAATATGTGCTATTCCCCTTGCACCGCCACCCGACAATACTAATGAAACTTTTTTCTGCATTTTGATAGTATATTTGTTGAGGCCTAAGTTAATCAAACTACAAATATTTTATAATCAATGCTGATATTTTTTTGTGGCAAAGATGGGAATGGCACCCCGGAGAAAAAGATACTATTGAGCAAACAAACGAGGAGGCGACCGCAGGAAGCCACCGCAGTTGTATTGCGAAAAGTATATTTTTTGAGGAGTATAATGGACAGCTTTATCAGCCACCCAAATAAAAAAAACTACCTTACAAATAAATATAAGGTAGTTCTGATAAATTAATTTCTTAAACTTATGCTCTTCTTTTTCTGGACTGAAGAGTGTTTTTCATCAGCATCGCTATAGTCATAGGTCCTACTCCACCCGGAACCGGCGTAATATGAGAAGCTTTTTTACTCACTTCGTCAAACTTCACATCGCCCAATAATCGGAAACCTGATTTTTTGGTTTTATCTTCTACTCTGGTTATCCCAACGTCGATTACCACTACTCCATCTTTAACCATATCGCCTTTCAAAAACTCCGGAATACCGTTTGCTACAACAACAATATCAGCCTGTCGGGTTATCTCTTTAAGGTCTTTAGTACGGCTGTGAG
The DNA window shown above is from Bacteroidota bacterium and carries:
- a CDS encoding patatin-like phospholipase family protein, with translation MQKKVSLVLSGGGARGIAHIGVIEELERQGFEIESISGTSMGALVGGMYATGKIQEYKDWISTLDKYEVFKLVDFTLSSQGFIKGNKVFDKMREFIPDVNIEDLNIDYTATATDLLRSEEVVFKRGSLYEAIRASISIPSVFTPIVSGDTLLVDGGVINNLPIEHVKNSGNNLLIVVDVNADVPAYHPQIDKNNERKLGKQSIYLEKFQGIQRFFDKYRAKEEEDENGQLNYFEIMDKTISVLTGQISKMVIEKYAPDILVNVSRDSCSLFDFYKAEELIEIGRYNTANCIEQYEEKLKGEGLLDKLRNGNLFN
- a CDS encoding LysE family translocator — protein: MELELILSFIGASMLLTFMPGPDNIFVLTESITKGHKHGIAISLGLVSGVMVHTLAAATGLSIILKQSDYAFQIVKYLGAAYLLYLAYMAYKEKKPEVEIGGEVDNAEFNLWKLMRKGFFMNVLNPKVSLFFIAFLPQFISKSGFNITLQMFILGLIFMIQAILIFTLISTLSGKFSSYLNSEKFWKYTKWGKVSVLVALGVMLALSEK